The following are encoded in a window of Cupriavidus oxalaticus genomic DNA:
- a CDS encoding glycosyltransferase family 2 protein: protein MELPHRDKATEAALPLVSMLVIAYNQQDFVEAAIRGALAQDYPKLEILVSDDASTDGTYGAAQRALQGYAGPHKVSLLRNPANLGISGHLSKLVAQARGELIFVAAADDFSLPTRCSEVVQAWLSQDRKPDLIATDLIDMAYDGTLHGEIRHSELGSYRSFEYWAEHPPHVIGASHTWTRTMFDRFGPIAPGMISEDQITTLRASLLGGAYNLRRPLVHYRRGGTSGKRRWRTPADFVRRIRLTNRSSLAETLQFIEDAERAGYGDAMRRLKAHKLAREQYTADVFAAPDNMARLRILLGARRVTLGHRVRMFLYAAAPAAYAPFYFLGNLFRRS from the coding sequence ATGGAATTGCCTCATCGCGACAAGGCCACCGAAGCAGCGCTCCCGCTGGTTTCGATGCTCGTGATCGCCTATAACCAGCAGGATTTCGTTGAAGCGGCAATCCGCGGCGCATTGGCCCAGGACTACCCGAAACTTGAAATCCTTGTCTCGGATGACGCTTCCACCGATGGTACGTATGGCGCCGCACAACGTGCGCTGCAAGGGTACGCCGGCCCGCACAAGGTGTCGCTGCTGCGCAATCCCGCCAACCTTGGGATCAGCGGACACCTGAGCAAGCTGGTGGCCCAGGCGCGCGGCGAACTCATCTTTGTCGCCGCAGCGGACGACTTCTCGCTACCCACCCGCTGCAGCGAGGTGGTGCAGGCGTGGCTGTCGCAAGACCGCAAGCCCGACCTGATTGCGACCGATCTCATCGACATGGCGTATGACGGCACGCTTCATGGCGAAATCAGGCACAGTGAGCTTGGTTCTTATCGTTCGTTCGAATACTGGGCGGAACACCCTCCCCATGTCATCGGTGCATCGCATACCTGGACGAGAACCATGTTCGACCGCTTCGGCCCGATCGCACCCGGCATGATTTCGGAAGACCAGATCACGACCTTGCGGGCATCGCTGCTGGGGGGCGCATACAATCTGCGGCGGCCGCTGGTGCACTACCGCCGCGGCGGCACCTCGGGCAAGCGCAGATGGCGCACACCTGCGGATTTCGTCCGCCGCATCAGGCTGACCAATCGCAGTTCATTGGCGGAAACGTTGCAGTTCATCGAAGACGCCGAACGTGCCGGCTATGGCGATGCCATGCGCCGGCTCAAGGCGCACAAGCTGGCCCGTGAACAGTACACCGCCGATGTATTTGCCGCCCCTGACAATATGGCGCGGCTGAGGATCCTGCTTGGCGCACGGCGCGTCACGCTCGGCCACCGGGTTCGCATGTTCCTGTACGCCGCGGCGCCGGCGGCCTACGCGCCGTTCTACTTCCTGGGCAACCTGTTCAGGCGCAGTTGA
- a CDS encoding O-antigen ligase family protein, with protein MQTNSFAIRMAAIAAALSPFLILTVQGGAGYCYFAVFAAGLLWLRDAANRQAGWRLLGEYKWYVLAMMAYPAVVLLQQVAGGYLLPRALDAPARLLLILPGFLLMCAVPASQLRAIQIGCALGAVSAACWSVLVLVSPADWVISGRAGNPFTNPIPFGDTAILLAFMSAAPRRESGSSPAWERALRLFGLACGLFASFVSGSRGGWIAVPIMLWLLTMHLRRQHTVSPGLRISAIVIMTLGLTGIASTPMFHERMNAAISDFDKMAHGDSSTSIGMRLQLWEASWTLFKEHPVLGVGRGRLEASLQEMADQGRISEQIVNAHAHNEIFSTMAEMGSMGLIALFLLYFGSSYYFWRHRRSSDPPTATAATMGLVVTFGTIVFGLTIDVFTLIMNAAFYALTTATLLGIIANRRAALAAANACQLGRGTFQPAHFPLKGNTPT; from the coding sequence ATGCAAACGAACAGTTTCGCCATTCGCATGGCGGCAATTGCTGCCGCCTTGTCGCCATTCCTGATCCTTACCGTGCAGGGGGGCGCCGGATACTGCTATTTCGCGGTTTTTGCTGCCGGCCTGCTTTGGCTGCGGGACGCCGCCAACCGACAGGCGGGTTGGCGCTTGCTGGGCGAGTACAAGTGGTACGTGCTCGCGATGATGGCCTATCCGGCCGTCGTGCTGCTGCAGCAGGTGGCCGGCGGTTACCTGCTGCCGCGCGCGCTGGACGCGCCGGCGCGATTGCTCCTGATCCTCCCTGGCTTCCTGCTGATGTGCGCCGTGCCGGCGAGCCAGTTGCGCGCGATCCAGATCGGTTGTGCGCTGGGAGCGGTCAGCGCGGCGTGCTGGTCGGTGCTGGTACTGGTTTCGCCCGCCGATTGGGTCATTTCCGGCCGCGCCGGCAATCCATTCACCAACCCGATCCCGTTCGGGGACACGGCAATACTGCTGGCCTTCATGAGTGCCGCGCCGCGCCGCGAAAGCGGCAGTTCCCCGGCATGGGAACGTGCGCTGCGGCTGTTCGGGCTGGCTTGCGGCCTGTTCGCATCGTTTGTCTCCGGCAGCCGCGGAGGCTGGATTGCGGTGCCGATCATGCTGTGGCTGCTGACCATGCACCTGCGCCGCCAGCACACCGTATCGCCGGGACTGCGCATCAGCGCGATCGTCATCATGACGCTGGGCCTGACTGGCATCGCCAGCACGCCCATGTTCCACGAACGCATGAACGCGGCGATTTCCGATTTCGACAAGATGGCGCATGGCGATTCGAGTACGTCGATCGGCATGCGGCTGCAACTATGGGAGGCATCCTGGACGCTGTTCAAGGAGCATCCCGTGCTGGGCGTGGGGCGCGGGCGGCTTGAGGCATCGTTGCAGGAAATGGCCGACCAGGGGCGTATTTCCGAGCAGATCGTCAACGCCCATGCGCATAATGAGATTTTTTCCACGATGGCGGAAATGGGCAGCATGGGCCTGATTGCGCTGTTCCTGCTTTATTTCGGCTCCAGCTATTACTTCTGGCGGCATCGCCGCTCCAGCGACCCACCGACTGCCACGGCTGCAACCATGGGGCTGGTGGTGACCTTCGGCACCATCGTATTCGGCCTGACCATCGATGTATTCACGTTGATCATGAATGCAGCGTTCTATGCGCTCACCACGGCAACACTGCTGGGTATCATCGCCAACCGGCGCGCGGCACTGGCCGCGGCCAACGCATGCCAGCTCGGGCGCGGCACATTCCAGCCAGCCCACTTTCCCTTGAAAGGTAACACCCCAACATGA
- a CDS encoding glycosyltransferase family 2 protein, giving the protein MTDTRATISVIIVAMNEAHDIGDCLASVRDWATEMIVFDSGSTDGTQDICRSYGARVFETDWPGDGPQKNRALDQATGEWVLCLDADERVGDELRAEIFAVLEGRAPDPSHVAYSMPRRSSFCGRFMKHSGWWPDRITRLFRRGKGRFTDVRTHTHIELQGTTGRLRHPIIHISIPTLHEALDKNNVYSSEGAKTMYEQGKRSSLAKAIGKGLWAFLRTYIFRLGVLDGQEGFMLAVANAESTYYRYLKLMLMCKAADKAARQVYTA; this is encoded by the coding sequence ATGACCGACACCCGCGCGACCATCAGCGTGATCATCGTGGCGATGAACGAGGCGCATGATATTGGCGACTGTCTTGCCTCAGTGCGCGACTGGGCAACCGAGATGATCGTGTTCGATTCCGGCAGCACCGACGGCACGCAGGACATCTGCCGCAGCTACGGCGCACGGGTGTTCGAGACCGACTGGCCAGGCGATGGCCCGCAGAAGAACCGCGCGCTCGACCAGGCAACCGGGGAGTGGGTGCTGTGTCTCGATGCCGACGAGCGTGTGGGCGACGAACTGCGCGCGGAGATTTTTGCAGTGCTCGAGGGCCGTGCTCCGGATCCCTCGCACGTGGCCTATTCCATGCCCCGGCGCTCCAGCTTCTGCGGCCGTTTCATGAAGCACTCCGGATGGTGGCCGGACCGCATCACGCGCCTGTTCCGCCGTGGCAAGGGCCGTTTCACCGATGTGCGCACGCATACCCATATCGAGCTGCAGGGCACCACGGGGCGCCTCAGGCACCCCATCATCCATATCAGTATCCCGACGCTGCACGAGGCGCTGGACAAGAACAATGTCTATTCCAGCGAAGGCGCCAAGACCATGTACGAGCAGGGCAAGCGCTCTTCGCTCGCGAAGGCGATCGGCAAGGGCCTGTGGGCCTTCCTGCGCACTTATATCTTCCGCTTGGGCGTGCTCGACGGCCAGGAGGGCTTCATGCTGGCCGTGGCCAACGCCGAAAGCACCTACTATCGCTATCTCAAGCTGATGCTGATGTGCAAGGCCGCGGACAAGGCGGCCCGGCAGGTTTACACCGCCTAG
- a CDS encoding glycosyltransferase family 4 protein — MKIGISCNRLGRGGGFERYALDLVRGLLAAGDRPAVFARRFDTDVPEFGAVDRHTVHVRWLPGRFRDAAFSWGMRNAHRHCDVLIGCNRIVGADIAVCGGTHRGFLRTAGRNPTARDRAQISLETRHYEAARYVVAHSKLMAGELQSLYGLPESRIALLYPPVDPERFSPVDDATRAALRQQFGFGDELVFLFPSSDHERKGLRPLAEALAGSGINGVIAVAGRAVHGSLPAVRELGYCKNMADLYRAADFTVLASSYEPFGLVAIESVLCGTPALLADNIACLEVLDDQASRRFSRTEPASIRATLAAAAGWAASGAARVAQPCRHIAYDPGLAAHLDGLRRLF, encoded by the coding sequence ATGAAGATCGGAATTTCCTGCAACCGCCTTGGCCGCGGCGGCGGTTTTGAGCGTTACGCGCTGGACCTGGTGCGCGGCCTGCTGGCTGCCGGCGACCGCCCCGCGGTCTTTGCGCGGCGCTTCGATACCGACGTGCCGGAATTCGGCGCCGTCGACCGCCATACGGTGCACGTCCGGTGGCTGCCGGGCCGCTTCCGGGACGCGGCATTCTCCTGGGGCATGCGCAATGCCCATCGGCATTGCGACGTGCTGATCGGCTGCAACCGGATCGTCGGCGCCGACATCGCCGTGTGCGGTGGCACCCATCGCGGCTTCCTGCGCACTGCAGGACGCAACCCGACGGCCAGGGACCGGGCGCAGATTTCCCTGGAAACCCGGCATTACGAGGCCGCGCGTTATGTAGTGGCCCACTCGAAGCTGATGGCCGGGGAACTGCAGTCGTTGTACGGGCTGCCGGAATCCAGGATTGCCCTGCTCTATCCTCCCGTGGACCCGGAGCGATTCAGCCCTGTAGACGACGCCACGCGGGCGGCATTGCGCCAGCAGTTCGGGTTCGGCGACGAACTGGTATTCCTATTCCCTTCGTCGGACCACGAGCGCAAAGGCTTGCGGCCGCTCGCCGAGGCACTCGCCGGCAGTGGCATCAACGGCGTCATCGCGGTGGCGGGGCGTGCGGTACATGGATCGTTGCCGGCTGTGCGCGAACTGGGCTATTGCAAGAACATGGCGGACCTGTATCGCGCTGCGGATTTCACCGTGCTGGCGTCAAGCTACGAGCCATTCGGCCTGGTCGCGATCGAATCCGTACTGTGCGGCACGCCGGCACTGCTGGCCGACAATATCGCCTGCCTGGAAGTCCTGGACGACCAGGCCTCGCGGCGCTTTTCGCGGACCGAGCCGGCCAGCATCCGGGCCACGCTGGCCGCCGCGGCCGGCTGGGCCGCCAGCGGTGCCGCCCGTGTGGCGCAGCCGTGCCGCCACATCGCCTACGATCCGGGCCTGGCCGCCCACCTGGACGGCCTGCGACGGCTGTTCTAG
- the msbA gene encoding lipid A export permease/ATP-binding protein MsbA, translating into MATRLWSYLRPELRIFVAAIIAMAVVAASEGVIPKVVNDLLDKGFGGGYAGTLWHVPAILTGVALIRGVAQFASGYLLNLISNRVLLKMRMQMFERMLHAPAAFYHRNTAASLINAVIFEVNQVLQILTSVFITLVRDSLTVLALLIYLFYTNWRLTLIVAVILPVIGYLMSKINRRLRKLNRDHQTYTNNAAYVVEEAAGGYKVVKLHGGESYELSRFRTVAERLKNYSMRMAVAGGLNQPVTAFLAALALSVIITIAMVQAQGNQTTVGGFTGFVMAMLLLISPLKHLTDINQPLTRGITAAEMIFRLIDEPVEPQDGGKAIGRARGELAFEGVGFRYGDTPRAALEGVDLRVRPGEVVALVGPSGSGKTTLVNLVPRFFDPTQGRILLDGLPLPELALKDLRDQIAFVSQDVVLFNDTVANNVAYGAQPGEAVDMARVEQALAAAYLTETVKGLPEGVDTNIGDNGMKLSGGQRQRLAIARALYKNAPILILDEATSALDSESERQVQAALEQLMKGRTTLVIAHRLSTIENADRIVVLDHGRVAEQGTHEELLAANGLYAGLHRIQFATQ; encoded by the coding sequence ATGGCCACGCGGCTGTGGTCATACCTGCGCCCTGAGCTCCGTATCTTTGTGGCGGCGATCATCGCGATGGCTGTGGTCGCGGCCAGTGAAGGCGTGATTCCAAAGGTCGTCAATGATCTCCTCGACAAGGGTTTCGGCGGCGGCTACGCCGGCACCTTGTGGCATGTCCCGGCCATCCTCACTGGGGTGGCGCTTATCCGCGGCGTTGCGCAGTTTGCTTCCGGCTACCTGCTGAACCTGATCTCCAACCGCGTGCTGCTGAAGATGCGGATGCAGATGTTCGAGCGCATGCTGCATGCCCCGGCCGCGTTCTACCACCGCAATACCGCGGCATCGCTGATCAACGCCGTGATCTTCGAGGTCAACCAGGTGCTGCAGATCCTGACCAGCGTGTTCATTACCCTGGTGCGCGATTCGCTGACCGTGCTCGCGCTGCTGATCTACCTGTTCTATACGAACTGGCGGCTGACGCTGATCGTGGCGGTGATCCTGCCGGTCATCGGCTACCTGATGTCAAAGATCAACCGGCGCCTGCGCAAGCTGAACCGGGACCACCAGACCTATACCAACAACGCCGCCTACGTGGTGGAGGAAGCGGCTGGCGGCTACAAGGTGGTCAAGCTGCATGGCGGCGAGTCGTACGAGCTGTCGCGCTTCCGCACCGTGGCTGAGCGGCTGAAGAACTACTCGATGCGCATGGCGGTGGCCGGCGGCCTGAACCAGCCGGTCACGGCGTTCCTGGCGGCGCTGGCTTTGTCCGTGATCATCACCATTGCCATGGTGCAGGCACAGGGCAACCAGACAACGGTGGGCGGCTTCACCGGCTTCGTGATGGCAATGCTGCTGCTGATCTCGCCGCTGAAGCACCTGACCGATATCAACCAGCCCCTGACCCGTGGCATCACGGCCGCCGAGATGATCTTCCGGCTGATCGACGAACCGGTCGAACCGCAGGATGGCGGCAAGGCCATCGGCAGGGCCCGCGGCGAGCTTGCCTTCGAGGGCGTCGGCTTCCGGTACGGCGACACACCGCGCGCGGCGCTGGAAGGCGTAGACCTGCGTGTCAGGCCGGGCGAGGTGGTGGCGCTGGTCGGGCCGTCCGGCAGCGGCAAGACTACGCTGGTCAACCTGGTGCCGCGCTTCTTCGACCCGACGCAAGGGCGCATCCTGCTCGACGGCCTGCCGCTGCCGGAGCTGGCGCTGAAGGATTTGCGCGACCAGATCGCGTTCGTCAGCCAGGACGTCGTGTTGTTCAATGACACCGTCGCGAACAATGTGGCTTATGGGGCGCAACCCGGCGAAGCGGTAGATATGGCACGCGTCGAGCAGGCGCTGGCGGCTGCCTACCTGACGGAAACCGTCAAGGGTCTGCCCGAAGGCGTGGACACCAATATCGGCGACAACGGCATGAAGCTGTCCGGCGGGCAGCGTCAACGGCTGGCGATCGCGCGCGCACTGTACAAGAACGCGCCGATCCTGATCCTGGACGAGGCGACTTCCGCGCTGGATTCGGAATCCGAGCGCCAGGTGCAGGCGGCACTCGAGCAGTTGATGAAGGGGCGTACCACCCTGGTCATTGCCCATCGGCTTTCCACGATCGAGAATGCCGACCGGATTGTCGTGCTGGACCACGGCCGCGTGGCGGAGCAGGGCACGCACGAGGAACTGCTGGCAGCCAACGGCCTCTATGCGGGGCTGCACCGGATCCAGTTCGCGACCCAATAA
- the waaC gene encoding lipopolysaccharide heptosyltransferase I encodes MKRILIVKLTSLGDMVFTQPLVADLQRAFPGVKIDWIADAYCADVPRWNPNIERVISAPLRGFKKKRSWAGLREIFRALRELRREKYDAVLDVHGVYKSAIVSFLARTRHRYGYPVEELGESGARFAYNHIFAPYIEADSSRQRMRRAVSRAFGFELSDEMDYGLVMPPDTPALADKGPYAMLFHATSSEEKKWPVADWISVGNAIAARGLRVLVPWGNEAERKEAETIAAGVPGAEVMPRLSITGVAQMTGKASLVVGMDTGFVHIADALRRPTVILFTTTSRHLYGVSAPGRAVSLGGHGDIPTRAAVLAAIDEVMGVQPPVASLH; translated from the coding sequence ATGAAACGTATTCTCATCGTCAAGCTGACCTCGCTGGGCGACATGGTGTTCACCCAGCCCTTGGTCGCCGACCTGCAGCGGGCCTTTCCCGGCGTGAAGATCGACTGGATCGCGGACGCCTACTGCGCCGATGTGCCGCGCTGGAATCCCAACATCGAGCGCGTCATCTCCGCCCCGCTGCGCGGCTTCAAGAAGAAGCGCAGCTGGGCCGGCCTGCGCGAGATTTTCCGCGCGCTGCGAGAACTGCGGCGCGAGAAATACGATGCGGTGCTGGATGTCCATGGCGTCTACAAGAGCGCCATCGTGTCCTTCCTGGCCCGTACACGCCATCGTTACGGCTACCCGGTGGAGGAACTGGGGGAAAGTGGTGCACGCTTCGCCTACAACCACATCTTCGCCCCATACATCGAGGCCGATTCCTCCCGCCAGCGGATGCGCCGCGCCGTCAGCCGCGCTTTCGGCTTTGAACTGAGCGACGAAATGGACTACGGGCTGGTGATGCCGCCGGACACGCCGGCACTGGCAGACAAGGGGCCCTATGCCATGCTGTTCCACGCCACCTCGAGCGAGGAAAAGAAATGGCCCGTGGCGGACTGGATCAGCGTGGGCAATGCGATTGCCGCGCGAGGCCTGCGCGTGCTGGTGCCATGGGGTAACGAGGCCGAGCGCAAGGAAGCGGAAACCATTGCCGCCGGCGTGCCCGGCGCCGAGGTCATGCCGCGCCTGAGCATCACGGGCGTGGCCCAGATGACGGGCAAGGCCTCGCTGGTGGTTGGCATGGACACAGGCTTCGTGCATATTGCCGACGCGCTGCGCCGCCCGACCGTGATCCTGTTCACCACCACTTCCCGTCACCTGTACGGGGTCAGTGCGCCAGGGCGTGCCGTTTCGCTTGGCGGCCACGGCGATATTCCGACGCGCGCCGCAGTGCTGGCGGCGATCGACGAAGTGATGGGCGTGCAACCGCCGGTTGCTTCGCTCCACTGA
- a CDS encoding peroxidase-related enzyme, protein MPDTAFPISRYPVPALKDLPDDIHTRILEVQDKAGFVPNVFLALAHRPDEFRAFFAYHDALMLKDGGLTKGEREMIVVATSGANQCLYCVVAHGAILRIYEKKPLLADQVAVNYLKADIPPRQRAMLDFAMKVCEASHEIGDADFAALREHGFSDEDAWDIAAITAFFGLSNRMANTISMRPNDEFYLMGRVPKAK, encoded by the coding sequence ATGCCCGATACCGCTTTCCCAATCAGCCGCTACCCCGTCCCCGCCCTGAAAGATCTCCCCGACGACATCCATACCCGTATCCTGGAAGTCCAGGACAAGGCCGGCTTTGTCCCCAATGTCTTCCTGGCGCTGGCACACCGCCCCGACGAGTTCCGCGCCTTCTTTGCCTATCACGATGCCCTGATGCTGAAGGACGGCGGGCTGACCAAGGGCGAGCGCGAGATGATCGTGGTGGCGACTTCCGGCGCCAACCAGTGCCTGTATTGCGTGGTGGCGCATGGCGCGATCCTGCGGATCTACGAGAAGAAGCCGCTGCTGGCGGACCAGGTCGCGGTGAACTACCTGAAGGCCGATATACCGCCGCGCCAGCGGGCCATGCTCGACTTCGCGATGAAGGTATGCGAGGCGTCGCACGAAATCGGCGACGCCGATTTTGCCGCGCTGCGCGAGCATGGATTCTCCGACGAAGACGCGTGGGACATCGCCGCGATCACGGCTTTCTTCGGGCTGTCGAACCGGATGGCCAACACCATCAGCATGCGCCCGAACGACGAGTTCTACCTGATGGGCCGCGTGCCCAAGGCGAAGTAG
- the rng gene encoding ribonuclease G, translating into MTEDILVNITPQETRVAIVQQAAVQELHVERTLTRGLVGNIYLGKVVRVLPGMQSAFIDIGLERAAFLHVADIWHPRDNDRNGTPQLAIEKTLFEGQALMVQVIKDPIGTKGARLSTQVSIAGRTLVYLPQDPHIGISQRIEGEVDREALRSRVQGLVPADERGGFIVRTIAEEATDEELGNDIAYLRKIWSAIRQNATTLPAPALLYQDLNLAQRVLRDFINDATGVIQIDSRENYQMLVEFAKEYTPAVLSRLSHYTGERPIFDLFNIDAEIEKALSRRVDLKSGGYLMIDQTEAMTTIDVNTGGYVGARNFDDTIFKTNLEAAHTIARQLRLRNLGGIIIIDFIDMENAEHREAVLSELKRALSRDRTRITVNNFSQLGLVEMTRKRTRESLAHVLCEQCPVCQGKGQVKTPRTACYDILREIMRESRQFNPREFRILASQEVIDLFLEEESQHLAMLGDFIGKPISLQVESTFHQEQYDIILM; encoded by the coding sequence ATGACTGAAGACATCCTCGTCAACATCACGCCCCAGGAGACGCGCGTTGCCATCGTGCAGCAGGCTGCCGTCCAGGAACTGCACGTCGAACGCACGCTCACGCGCGGCCTCGTCGGTAATATTTACCTGGGCAAGGTGGTGCGCGTGCTGCCCGGCATGCAGTCGGCCTTCATCGACATCGGCCTGGAGCGCGCCGCATTCCTGCACGTGGCCGATATCTGGCACCCGCGCGACAACGACCGCAACGGCACCCCGCAGCTGGCGATCGAGAAGACCCTGTTCGAAGGCCAGGCGCTGATGGTGCAGGTAATCAAGGACCCGATCGGCACCAAGGGCGCGCGCTTGTCCACGCAGGTGAGCATCGCCGGGCGCACGCTGGTGTACCTGCCGCAGGACCCGCATATCGGCATCTCGCAGCGCATCGAAGGCGAAGTGGACCGCGAAGCGCTGCGCAGCCGGGTGCAGGGCCTGGTGCCGGCCGACGAGCGCGGCGGCTTTATCGTGCGCACCATCGCCGAAGAAGCGACCGACGAGGAACTCGGCAACGACATCGCCTACCTGCGCAAGATCTGGAGCGCGATCCGCCAGAACGCCACCACGCTGCCGGCGCCGGCGCTGCTCTACCAGGACCTGAACCTGGCCCAGCGCGTGCTGCGCGACTTCATCAACGACGCCACCGGCGTGATCCAGATCGATTCGCGCGAGAACTACCAGATGCTGGTGGAGTTCGCCAAGGAGTACACGCCAGCGGTGCTGTCGCGGCTGTCGCACTACACCGGCGAGCGGCCGATCTTCGACCTGTTCAATATCGATGCCGAGATCGAGAAGGCGCTGTCGCGCCGGGTCGACCTGAAATCAGGCGGCTACCTGATGATCGACCAGACCGAGGCGATGACGACGATCGACGTCAACACCGGCGGTTATGTCGGCGCGCGCAACTTCGACGACACCATCTTCAAGACCAACCTGGAGGCGGCCCACACCATCGCGCGGCAACTGCGGCTGCGCAACCTCGGCGGCATCATCATCATCGATTTCATCGATATGGAGAATGCCGAGCACCGCGAAGCGGTGCTGTCCGAACTCAAGCGCGCGCTGTCGCGCGACCGCACCCGCATCACGGTCAACAACTTTTCGCAGCTCGGGCTGGTGGAGATGACGCGCAAGCGCACGCGCGAATCACTGGCGCACGTGCTGTGCGAACAATGCCCGGTGTGCCAGGGCAAGGGCCAGGTCAAGACGCCGCGCACGGCGTGCTACGACATCCTGCGCGAGATCATGCGCGAATCACGCCAGTTCAATCCGCGCGAATTCCGCATCCTGGCGTCGCAGGAAGTCATCGACCTGTTCCTGGAAGAAGAAAGCCAGCACCTGGCGATGCTGGGCGATTTCATCGGCAAGCCGATCTCCCTGCAGGTGGAGTCGACCTTCCACCAGGAGCAGTACGACATTATTCTGATGTAG
- a CDS encoding Maf family protein — protein MHHYLYLASQSPRRRELLTQLGVRYELLLADDDEDTEALETVLPGETPDDYVQRVCALKAEAALRRRERRALPDAPVLTSDTTVCLGGRILGKPDDAADAQAMLAELAGTTHRVLTAVTVVSTLGMHHALSVSEVTFRPMRPDEIDRYVVSGEPLGKAGAYGIQGRAAEFVERIAGSYSGIMGLPLFETAALLRQARLQF, from the coding sequence ATGCACCACTACCTCTACCTCGCCTCCCAAAGCCCGCGCCGCCGCGAACTGCTGACCCAGCTGGGCGTACGCTACGAGCTGCTGCTTGCCGATGACGACGAGGACACCGAAGCGCTGGAAACCGTCCTGCCCGGCGAAACGCCCGACGACTACGTGCAGCGCGTGTGCGCGCTGAAGGCCGAAGCCGCGCTGCGCCGCCGCGAGCGCCGGGCCCTGCCCGACGCGCCGGTGCTGACCTCCGACACCACCGTCTGCCTGGGCGGCCGCATCCTCGGCAAACCCGACGATGCCGCCGATGCGCAGGCCATGCTGGCCGAGCTGGCCGGCACCACGCACCGCGTGCTCACGGCGGTCACGGTGGTCTCCACCCTGGGCATGCACCACGCGCTGTCGGTCTCCGAAGTGACCTTCCGCCCGATGCGGCCGGACGAGATCGACCGCTACGTCGTCAGCGGCGAGCCGCTCGGCAAGGCCGGCGCGTACGGGATCCAGGGCCGCGCGGCCGAGTTTGTCGAGCGGATCGCGGGCAGCTATTCAGGTATCATGGGCTTGCCCTTGTTTGAGACGGCGGCGTTACTTCGCCAGGCCCGCCTGCAGTTCTGA
- the rlmH gene encoding 23S rRNA (pseudouridine(1915)-N(3))-methyltransferase RlmH translates to MQLVIVAVGHKMPAWIETGFNEYAKRMPPELRIELREVKPEARSSSNNATTVMQREAARIDAVLGSLSKQCRIVALDERGRDFTTVQLAAQLTGWQREGGDVAFLIGGADGLDPALKARASTLIRLSSLTLPHGMVRVLLAEQLYRAWSVTQNHPYHRA, encoded by the coding sequence ATGCAACTGGTAATCGTGGCCGTCGGCCACAAGATGCCCGCCTGGATCGAAACCGGCTTCAACGAGTATGCCAAGCGCATGCCGCCTGAGCTGCGCATCGAGCTGCGCGAGGTCAAGCCGGAAGCCCGCTCGTCCAGCAACAACGCCACCACCGTGATGCAGCGCGAAGCCGCGCGCATCGACGCCGTGCTGGGCTCGCTGTCGAAGCAGTGCCGCATCGTCGCGCTGGACGAACGCGGCCGCGACTTCACCACCGTGCAACTGGCTGCGCAGCTGACCGGCTGGCAGCGCGAGGGCGGCGATGTCGCCTTCCTGATCGGCGGCGCCGACGGGCTCGACCCGGCACTGAAGGCACGCGCCAGTACGCTGATCCGCCTGTCCAGCCTGACGCTGCCGCACGGCATGGTGCGCGTGCTGCTGGCCGAGCAGCTGTACCGGGCCTGGTCGGTCACGCAGAACCACCCCTACCACCGCGCCTGA